The DNA sequence GCGCAAGCGCCGCGGCGTCCGCCGCATGAAGGCGTTCGCGACCGGTCTGCTGCTCGGCGTCGCCCTCGTCTACGCCCTCGCCACCTGGGCGAAGTCCTCGGGCGCGGGCCCCTGGGCGGGCTATGTGGCCGCCGCGGCGGAGGCGGGCATGGTGGGCGCGCTCGCCGACTGGTTCGCCGTCACCGCCCTGTTCCGCCGCCCGCTGGGTCTGCCGATCCCGCACACCGCGATCATCCCGACCAAGAAGGACCAGCTGGGACAGAGTCTCGGCGAGTTCGTCGGCGAGAACTTCCTCTCGGGGGACGTCGTCCGCCGCCGGCTGCGCGCCGTCGGCATCGGTTCCCGCCTCGCCGCCTGGCTCGCCGCCCCCGAACACGCCGACCGGGTGACCGCCGAACTGTCCACCGCCCTGCGCGGCGCCCTGCGCGTTCTCCGCGACGCGGACGTGCAGGCGGTGGTCGGCGAGGCCGTCACCCGGCGGGCGGACGCCCAGGAGATCGCCCCGGGCGTCGGCCGGATGCTGGAGCGGATCATCGCCGACGGCGGCCATCACAAGGCCGTCGACCTGGTCTGCGCCCGCGCTCACGACTGGCTGGTCGCGCACGGGGACTCGGTGATGCACGCCGTCGCCGGCGGCGCGCCCGGCTGGACGCCGCGCTTCGTCGACCGCAAGGTCGGCGAGCGGGTCTACAAGGAGCTGCTGCGCTTCGTCACCGAGATGCGCGACATGCCCGAGCACCCGGCGCGCGGCGCGGTCGACCGCTTCCTCGCCGACTTCGCGCACGACCTCCAGTCCGACCCGGACACCCGGGCGCGGGTGGAGCGGCTGAAGTCGGAGATCCTGGGCCGCAGCGAGGTGCAGGACCTGATCGCGTCGGCCTGGAGCTCCGTCCGGGCGATGGTGGTGGCCGCCGCCGAGGACGAACGCAGCGAACTGCGGCTCCGCACCCGCACGGCGATCCTCTCCCTGGGCGCCCGGATGACCGCCGACGAACGGCTGCGCGCCAAGGTCGACGGCTGGCTGGAGGACGCGGCCGTGTACGTGGTGACGACGTACCGGGACGAGATCACGTCGTTGATCACGGAGACCGTGGCGGGCTGGGACGCGGAGCAGACGTCCCGCAAGATCGAGGCGCACATCGGGCGGGACCTGCAGTTCATCCGCATCAACGGCACGGTGGTGGGCGCGCTGGCGGGGCTGCTCATCTACGCGGCGTCGCGGCTGCTGGGGGCGTGAGGCCCGGGTGCGGAGCCCTTCCTGCCCTCAGGCCCGCACTTCCGCCTCCCAGTCGACGCGGAACCGGTGCAGATGCCCGAACATCTGCTCGGGGTCGGGGAGGGTGAAGGAGCCGGCGCCGGGGCTGCCGCCGGTGCCGGCCTTGGCCCGGTTCGTCGTGGCGGCGGCCCGGCCGACGGCCTCCACCCGGGGCCGGCGCAGCCGCTCGTAGGCGGCGAACGCGTCGGGCACGGGCAGGTCCCGCAGGCAGCGGGCGAGTTCGAGGGCGCTCTCGATGGCGAGGGAGGCGCCCTGCCCGGAGCTGGAGGACGGCGCGTGGACGGCGTCACCGACCAGCACCATCGGGCCGCGGTGCCAGTGCGGCACGGACGGCATGCGCTCCATCGGACCGGTGGCCATCAGGTCCTCCGGCCGCGTCCGGGAGATCAGTGCCTCGCCGGGCACGTGCCCCGCGTACAGCGCGCGCAGCCGGGCCAGCCAGTCGGCGGCGGGGACGCGGGCGACCTCGGCGGTGGTGAGGGGCTCGGTGCGGGGGAGCGCGGCAAACCAGCACACGCGCCCGTCGGGCAGCCGCCAGTGCCCCAGGAAGACCCGTCCGAAGCCGAAGTGCATCACGCCCGGCTCGACGGGGGCGTTCGGTTCCTCGTCGACGACGCCGCCGAAGCCCAGCACCCCGCCGTACTCGGGCCCGGGCGCGCCCGGGTCGATGAGCGAGCGGACGGTGGACCGGATGCCGTCGGCGCCGATCAGCACGTCGGCCTCGGCGGTGCCGCCGTCCGCGAAGAAGGCGGTGACGCCGCGCGGCGTCCGCTCGGCGCCGACGAGCCGGCTGCCGTGGACGACGGGGACGCCGCGGGCCACCGCGTGGTCGGACAGCGCCCGGAACAGGTCCGCGCGGCGCATCGCCAGGGTGGGCGGCAGCCCGGCGAAACCGTCGAAGCGGGACAGCCGGCCGCCCCGGCCGTCTTCCAGCGCGACGGAGGGCACCGGGTGCCCGACCGCCTCGACGGCCCGGTGCGCTCCGATGGTCCGCAGTGCCTCCAGCCCGTTGGGAGCGATCGTCAACGTCGCCCCGATGCCGTCGGCGGGCGCCGGGCGGGCCTCGTGGACGGTGGCCCGTATACCGGCCTCGGCCAGGGCCAGGGCCGTCACGGGCCCGGCGATGCCGCCGCCGATGACCAGGGCGGTGCGCGCCTTGTGCATGTGCTTCTCCTCGCTGGTGATCGCTGCCTAGTCGATAGTTGCAGTGAAACTAGTGTTAGGTCAACTAGTCACCGAGGTGGAGATACGATCCCTTCATGACGACCCCCGTCCGCGACTCCCCGCTCGCCCTGACCGTGCTGGCGCTGCTGCACCAGCAGCCGCTGCACCCGTACGGGATCCAGCGGCTCCTGAAGCAGTGGGGGAAGGACAAAGTCGTCAACGTCAGCCAGCGCGCGAGCCTCTACCGGACGATCGAACGCCTCTGCCAGGCGGGCCTGATCACCGTTCAGGAGACCGGCCGCGACCAGGCGTACCCCGAACGCACCGTCTACGCCCTCTCCGACGAGGGCCGCCGGGTCGCACGGGAATGGCTGGACGAGATGCTGGCCGTCCCCCGACAGGAGTTCCCCCGCTTCCCGGCGGCGCTCTCCAACCTGATGATGGCGGCCCCGGACGAGGCCGCGGCGGCGCTCAGACGACGGGCGGACACGCTGACCCGCACCCTCAAGGAACTGGACGCCGAACTGGCCGACCAGACCGACGCCTTCCCCCGGGTCACGGCCCTGGAGACCGAGTACCTGCGCGCGGTGACGGAGGCGGAGGAGCGGTGGATCCGCTCCATCCTGAACGACCTCCGGACAGGCCACCTGACCTGGACACCGGCCGCCGACCCGCCCGATCCCGGCCCGTCGGACGCTTGAGGGCGCCGGCTCCTCAACTGTCCGGCGCGTGAGCACAGCGCACCCGGCACTGACCCACCCGCCCTTGCCGCTCACCCACTCAGCGCGTCCTTGGTGTGAGAACGGCGCACCCGGCACTGACCCACCCACCCTCGCCGCGCACCCACCCAGCCCGTCCGGCGTTTGAGGACAGCGCGCGCAGCGTGCTGCGGGGGTGCGGGGGCTTGCCCCCGCAAGAAACGGTGAAAGGGCGGGACCGGGGCACCCCAAAAACCACCACGCGACCGCAACGCCCTCCCGGGCCGACGGCCGCCGCCCCGAGCGCCCAAGGTCAGCCTTCTGCCGCCCGGGCGTACCGCCCCCGCCGGGCGGGGCGACCCCGCCGGGCGGGGCGAACCCACCGGGCGGGGCGAACCCACCGCCCGGGGCGAACCCACCGCCCGGGGTGAACCCGCCGTGCGGGGCGAACCCACCGCCCAAGCAAGACCACCTAGGGTCAACGCCGTGTTGAAGAAACGTCCCACCCTCCTCTGGCTCCTAGCCCCCTACGCGCTCTACCTGGCCACCCTCCCCCTGACCAACCGCGTCCACCCCACCCTCCTCGGCCTCCCCTTCCTCTTCTTCTGGCTGCTCCTGGCAACCCTCCTCACCCCAGTCGCCGTCTGGCTGGCCTGGCGCGGCGACCGCAAGCGAGGCCGAGTGTGAACGCCGCCAACGCCACAACCGCCGCCACCGTCACCGCGGCCAACGCCACCAACGCCACCACCGCGACAACCGTCTTCGGCATCTTCATGGTCCTCACGGTCGCCCTGGGCCTCCTGGCCGTCCGGGGCAGGGGCAAAGGCGGCGGCATCGCCGAGTGGTCGGTCGGCGGCCGCAGTCTCGGCACGGTGATGATCTGGGTGCTGATGGCCGGCGAGGGCTACACCAGCTTCAGCTACCTGGGTGCCGCCGGCTGGGGCTACAACTTCGGCTCGCCCGTCCTCTACGTCATCGCCTACCTGTCCTGTGGGTACGCGATCGGCTACGTCGTCGGCCCGACCCTCTGGTCGTACGCCCGCCGGCACGGCCTCGTCTCGATCACCGACATGGTCGCCCACCGCTACGGCCGCCCCTGGCTCGGCGCCTTGGTCGCGGTGCTGGCGACCGTCTGCCTCCTGCCCTACATCCAGCTCCAGATCACGGGCATGGGCGTCGTCGTCTCGACCATCTCCTATGGCGCCATCAGCCTGAACTGGGCCTATTTCATCGCCTTCGCCGTCACGACCGCCTTCGTCGTGGTCAGCGGACTGCGCGGCAGCGCATGGGTCTCGGTGCTGAAGGACGTCCTCGTCATCGGTACCCTCGCCTTCCTCGCGATCTACGTCCCGATGCACCACTTCGACGGCTACGGTCCGTTCCTCGACCGGCTGGTGGCCGAGAAACCGCAGTGGCTCACCCTCAGCGGACACGGGGGCAGCGGACTCGGCGCGACCTGGTTCGCGACCACCAGCTTCCTCAACTCCCTCACCGTCGTCATCTTCCCCACCACGGTGGCCGGTTACCTGGGCGCGCGGAGCGCCGACGCCCTGCGGCGCAACGCCGTTCTGCTGCCGTTCTACAACGTGCTGCTCTTCGTCCCCATGCTGCTGGGCATGGCCGCGATCTTCGTCGTGCCCGGACTGACCGGGGCGGGCTCCAACCTGGCCCTGTTCAAGCTGGTCGTCGACTCGCTGCCGGCCTGGCTGGTCGGGGTGATCGGGGTGGCGGCGGCCCTGTCGTCGATCGTGCCGATGGCGGTGTTCATGCTGGTCATCGGGACGATGTGGGGTCGGAGCGTCCTGGGCACGGTGCCCGCCCTCGTGGACCGGCCGCGACGGCAGCGGTTCGCGGCGCAGACCGTGGTGGTCGTGGCGGGGGCGGCGGCGCTGATCCTGACGTACGCCGCGCCCAACACGCTCGTCAGGCTCTCGCTGATCTCCTACGAGGGCATGGCCCAGCTCGTCCCCATGATCCTGCTGGGTCTGGTGTGGCGGAGGATGACGCTGTGGGGTGCGCTGAGCGGACTGGCCGTGGGCGGCGCCCTGGTCTGCGCGCTCGTCTTCACCGAACACGACCCGGTGGGCGGGGTGAACGCGGGGGCGCTGGCGCTCGGCGTGAACCTCGTCGTGGCGCTCGCGGTCTCGTGGCTGGGACCGAAGCCGGCGGACGACCGGCCGGACGCCGAGGTACTGGCCTCGGACCCGGGACCCGAGGAGTCCGGGCCGGCCGGGGCGGCCGGGACCGGACGAGTGCCTGTGGCGGACGGGCCTGAGGGGAGCGCGAACGGAACCTGACGGGGGCTTGGCCGGGGGCCCGAACGGCTCTGAACAGGGCGGACGGTCCCGGCGGCGCCGTTGTCAGTGGGGCCGTCTACTATCGGAACGACTGGAGGACCGACCGGGACCAGGGATCGGTCCAGGGACCGGACCAGGGGGGGAGCACGATGAAGCGCGTCATCCGCACACACATCGCCATGTTCCTCATCCTGTGCGCGGAACTCCTGCTCGCGCAGTGCGGACTGCTGAGCATCCTGATGAGCGCGGTCGCCGTCGCCTCGACGACCGCCGTCGCGGCGGCCCTGACGGTACGCGCCGTCCTCGTGGCGGCGGCCGTCCGCACGGGCCCGCTGACCCCGACCCGAATACGCACCGCGATCCGGGACAGGGAACTGCGCACAGCCTTCCTCGCCCAACGCGACCCCGACGCCAGGGGCCGCCGGCGCCCGAGGGCGCCCGGACGTCTCGTCCTGACGGCCGCGTAGCCGCTCCCCGCCGCTCCGGCGCGGGGCCTCACCGCCCCCTGCCGCGTGTGCGCACCGCCTCCGAAACGGCAGCGGTGCGCCACGGGCGACACATGACGCGCCTTCCCAGCCGAGCCGCTTGACGGCTCCTAGGGCGGCCCGTTCCCCGCCGAGCACCGCACGTCGACACCGGCCCCCTCACCCGCCAGGGGGCAGGCCGACGGCGAGGAGCAGCGCGGCTCGTCACGCCGAATCCGGCGGACCGGTGACTGTGTCGGCTACGACGTCGATGACGACGCAGGGACGACACCACCGGCCCGCCGTACCGAACTCCGGCACGACGAGACCCCCGTGGAGGGCTCCACCATGTCCTTTTTCGCGCCCCTGGGTGCACTCCTGTCCCATGTCGCCGACGCGCTCGAACCCGCCTTCGGGGCCTCGGCGACAGCCGTCACCATCGTCCTGCTCACCCTGGGCGTACGGTTCTGCCTCCACCCCCTGTCCCGCTCCGCCGCCCGCGGCGAACGGGCCAAGGCGGCCCTGGCCCCGCGGCTGGCGGAGCTGAAGCGCAAGCACGGCAAGGATCCGGAGCGGCTGCGGCACGCGACGGCCGAGCTGTACGCGGAGACCGGTGTGTCCCCGCTGGCGGGCTGTCTGCCCATGCTCGTCCAACTGCCCGTCTTCTACGTCATGTACCACCTGTTCTCGACCGGATCCGGAGGTGACCTCCTCGACCACACCCTGTTCGGCGCCCCGCTCGGCGGCCGGTGGACGAACGCCCTCGCCGACGGCGGCCCGCTGGGCTCGCACGGCCTCGTCTACCTGGTCCTGTTCGCGGTGGTGGCCGCAGCCGCCACCTGGACGTTCCGGCGTGCCCGCCGGACGGCCGCCGCGACGCCGCTCCCCGCCACCACCGACAACTCCGTGCCGGGCGCGGAGGCGGTCGCCCTGGCGGCGCGGATCTCACCGTTCCTGCCCTTCGCCACCCTGATCACCGTGGCGGTCGTACCGCTCGCCGCGGCCCTGTACGTGGTGACGACGACGCTGTGGACGGCGGCGGAACGGGCGTACCTCCACCGGGGCGGGACCGGTCTGACGACCGGCCCGACGACCGGTCCGGAGGCTGACGGAGCCGCACCGGCTCCCCGCCGCCGCCGTCCCACGACCGGGTGAACGGCGGGCGGCGACGGCCGTCCGACGGCCGGTCGTCGCCGTCCACAGGCCGAAACGCCACTTGCCGACCGTCCCCAGGATCTTGGACGATCGACCGGTCGTGTATGACGCACCGAGCGCAGTGGGCGCACCGAGCACACCGAGCGCGTCGATCGCGCCCAGCGCACCGAGCCCGCGCATCACGCACCGAGTTCGCCGAGGCACCGGAGGGTTGGACCGATGAAGCTGCTCCGGGTCGGCCCGGCGGGGGCGGAGCGCCCCGCGCTGCTGGACGAGGAGGGCACGCTGCGCGACCTCTCCGCGCTCGTCCCGGACGTGGACGGCGCGCTGCTTGGCGACCGCCCGCTGCTCGCCCACATCCGGGCGGCCGTCGGCGCGCGCGTGCTCGCGGCCCTGGACCCGGTGGGCCTGCGGATCGGCCCGCCGGTGGCCCGGATCGGCAAGATCGTCTGCGTGGGGCTCAACTACCGCGCCCACGTAGCGGAGATCGGCGCTCGCACGCCCGCCGAGCCCGTCCTCTTCCTCAAGGCCCCGGACACCGTCGTCGGTCCGGACGACCCCGTGCTCGTCCCGCCCGGCAGTCTCAAGACCGACTGGGAGGCCGAACTCGCCGTCGTCATCGGCCGCACGGCCCGCCGGCTGACCACGGACGAGGAGGCGCTGGCCGCCGTCGCCGGCTACACCATCAGCAACGACGTGTCCGAACGCGCCTACCAGCTCGAACGCGGCGGCCAGTGGGACAAGGGCAAGAACTGCGAGACGTTCAACCCGCTGGGCCCCTGGCTCGTCACCGCCGACGAGGTGCCCGACCCCCAGGAACTGACGATCCACGCCTGGGTCAACGGCGCGCTGATGCAGGAGGGGAGCACGGCGGACCAGATCTTCCCGGTGGCTCATCTCGTGCGCTATATCAGTCAGTTCATGACGCTCTACCCTGGTGACGTCATCAACACCGGCACCCCGGCGGGCGTCGCCCTGGGCCGGCCCGAGCCCAAGCCGTACCTCCGCTCCGGAGACGTCGTCGAACTCGCGATCGACGGTCTGGGGCGGCAGCGGCAGCACCTCAAGGGCGGGTAGGCGCGGAGGCATCCGGGGCGGCGGGGCGGGGTGCGTTCGGGGGAACGGGCGCGTGTGCTGCCCGAGGGGGTCGGTCGTGGTGTGCTTATTTTCGGATATGCGGCACAGTCTTCGCCGGGCCCGCCTCCGGGTCCGTCCCACCGCCCGGGCCACGGTCGCCGCGACGGCGACGGTCATGGCGACGACGATCAGCGGCGCCCTGCTGCTCTGCGCCTTCACCGCCCCCGGCACCACCGACCCCGACCCCGACGCCGCGGCCCGCTGCGCGGCGGGCGCCCCGGGCGCCTGCGTCGGCGGCGCCCCCCTTACCGGCGCCGACCGGCTCGAAACGGAGGCGGGCCAGGACGACGGGCAGGACGCCCCGCCCTGGCCCCTCGGCTCCGCGGCCCCCACCGCCCTCCCCACCGACCCCGCCCTCCGCGCCCGACTCCCCATCACCGTCGCCCCCTTGTCCGCCGCCCGCCCCGCCGCCGACGGCCGGGAACAGGGCCACCACGGGCCGCCGATGAGCGGCGACATGGCCCTCGGCGGCTCTCTGGTCCTCCTGGGCTCGGGCCTGGCCCTGGCCGTCCTCTACCGCTCACGGGCAGAGGACGACATGTGACCCACGCCACTTCGTGACCCGTCACGTCCGCACCCCGCCGTCCGTCCAGACTCCAGACCGGCCCCGCAGCCGGCCGGCCCGGTCAGGAGAGAGGACGAGACATGGAAACCGTGACGGTACGACGCGTCATCGCGGCCCCGATCGCCGACGTCTTCGAGTGGTGCGCCACGACCACCAACTACACCCGCTCCCCGTTCGTCCTCAAGGCCCGTCTGGCCCGTCCCGGCGCGGACGCGCCGTACGGGGTGGGCGCCGTCCGGCTGCACACCTGGCTGATCGGCTGGTTCCGCGAACGCGTCACGGCCTACAACCCGCCCTACGACTTCACCTACGACGTCGACCGAAGCTACCCGCCGGCCCGCCACGAGCTGGGCCGCATGACGTTCGCCGAAGTCCCGGAAGGCACGCTCGTCACCTGGACGACGACCTTCGGCCTCCCCATCCCGGGCGGCGCCCGCCTCGCCCGCCACTTCGCCAAGCCCGTCATCACCCGCGTCTTCGCCGACATCCTGACCGCCGCCGAGAGGTCCCTCACCACGACGACGGCCCGGACCTGACAAACCCCAAGCGATTCCGGCCCACGACCGACCCGGAACGTCCCGGAACGCACGTCCGTCCCACCAGCACCCCACGGCGCCCATGAGAAGATCCGTGCCCTGCCCGCCGGTTCCGACCCGTGGAGAACGACGATGTACGCGATACCCCTCGACGACAACGGCGGCGAGCTGGGCCCCCTGGAACCCTGGCACGCCGAGGAGTTCCTGGCCTGCGTCGTCCGGAGCGGGGACTTCGTCGGGCGGTTCCTCCCCGTCCCGCACAAGATCACCGACCTGGAGTCGAGCCGCGCGTACCTCCGCTCGTACATGGAGAAGGCCGCCACCGACACCGGCCGGCTGTACGGCATCAGGCTGGACGGCACGCTGGTCGGCGTCGTCCTGTTCCGCGTCATGGACGTCGAACAGGGCACGGCGGAGGTCGGCTGCTGGCTCGAACCGGCCGCCGCCGGCAAGGGCCTGGTCACCCGGGCCGCGCGGCACATCATCGACTGGGCCGTCGAGGAGCGGGGCATCCACCGCATCGAGTGGCGCGCCGCGACCCACAACGAGCCCAGCATCGCCGTCGCCCGCCGCCTCGGCATGACGAAGGAGGGCGTCCTGCGGGAGCACTTCCTCCACGCGGGCGAGCGGCACGACTTCGAGATCTGGTCGGTCCTCGCC is a window from the Streptomyces mobaraensis genome containing:
- a CDS encoding DUF445 domain-containing protein — its product is MPGKPRFGTDRPTETSRGAGGPTGEAPAPGEAPASGATPTPTPGPPPPPAPGAAPASSRGTRPRDGAPFAGTPAPTPPVGFTYSEADERKRRGVRRMKAFATGLLLGVALVYALATWAKSSGAGPWAGYVAAAAEAGMVGALADWFAVTALFRRPLGLPIPHTAIIPTKKDQLGQSLGEFVGENFLSGDVVRRRLRAVGIGSRLAAWLAAPEHADRVTAELSTALRGALRVLRDADVQAVVGEAVTRRADAQEIAPGVGRMLERIIADGGHHKAVDLVCARAHDWLVAHGDSVMHAVAGGAPGWTPRFVDRKVGERVYKELLRFVTEMRDMPEHPARGAVDRFLADFAHDLQSDPDTRARVERLKSEILGRSEVQDLIASAWSSVRAMVVAAAEDERSELRLRTRTAILSLGARMTADERLRAKVDGWLEDAAVYVVTTYRDEITSLITETVAGWDAEQTSRKIEAHIGRDLQFIRINGTVVGALAGLLIYAASRLLGA
- a CDS encoding FAD-dependent oxidoreductase, yielding MHKARTALVIGGGIAGPVTALALAEAGIRATVHEARPAPADGIGATLTIAPNGLEALRTIGAHRAVEAVGHPVPSVALEDGRGGRLSRFDGFAGLPPTLAMRRADLFRALSDHAVARGVPVVHGSRLVGAERTPRGVTAFFADGGTAEADVLIGADGIRSTVRSLIDPGAPGPEYGGVLGFGGVVDEEPNAPVEPGVMHFGFGRVFLGHWRLPDGRVCWFAALPRTEPLTTAEVARVPAADWLARLRALYAGHVPGEALISRTRPEDLMATGPMERMPSVPHWHRGPMVLVGDAVHAPSSSSGQGASLAIESALELARCLRDLPVPDAFAAYERLRRPRVEAVGRAAATTNRAKAGTGGSPGAGSFTLPDPEQMFGHLHRFRVDWEAEVRA
- a CDS encoding PadR family transcriptional regulator, whose amino-acid sequence is MTTPVRDSPLALTVLALLHQQPLHPYGIQRLLKQWGKDKVVNVSQRASLYRTIERLCQAGLITVQETGRDQAYPERTVYALSDEGRRVAREWLDEMLAVPRQEFPRFPAALSNLMMAAPDEAAAALRRRADTLTRTLKELDAELADQTDAFPRVTALETEYLRAVTEAEERWIRSILNDLRTGHLTWTPAADPPDPGPSDA
- a CDS encoding DUF3311 domain-containing protein codes for the protein MLKKRPTLLWLLAPYALYLATLPLTNRVHPTLLGLPFLFFWLLLATLLTPVAVWLAWRGDRKRGRV
- a CDS encoding sodium:solute symporter family protein produces the protein MVLTVALGLLAVRGRGKGGGIAEWSVGGRSLGTVMIWVLMAGEGYTSFSYLGAAGWGYNFGSPVLYVIAYLSCGYAIGYVVGPTLWSYARRHGLVSITDMVAHRYGRPWLGALVAVLATVCLLPYIQLQITGMGVVVSTISYGAISLNWAYFIAFAVTTAFVVVSGLRGSAWVSVLKDVLVIGTLAFLAIYVPMHHFDGYGPFLDRLVAEKPQWLTLSGHGGSGLGATWFATTSFLNSLTVVIFPTTVAGYLGARSADALRRNAVLLPFYNVLLFVPMLLGMAAIFVVPGLTGAGSNLALFKLVVDSLPAWLVGVIGVAAALSSIVPMAVFMLVIGTMWGRSVLGTVPALVDRPRRQRFAAQTVVVVAGAAALILTYAAPNTLVRLSLISYEGMAQLVPMILLGLVWRRMTLWGALSGLAVGGALVCALVFTEHDPVGGVNAGALALGVNLVVALAVSWLGPKPADDRPDAEVLASDPGPEESGPAGAAGTGRVPVADGPEGSANGT
- a CDS encoding DUF6412 domain-containing protein; this translates as MKRVIRTHIAMFLILCAELLLAQCGLLSILMSAVAVASTTAVAAALTVRAVLVAAAVRTGPLTPTRIRTAIRDRELRTAFLAQRDPDARGRRRPRAPGRLVLTAA
- a CDS encoding YidC/Oxa1 family membrane protein insertase, giving the protein MSFFAPLGALLSHVADALEPAFGASATAVTIVLLTLGVRFCLHPLSRSAARGERAKAALAPRLAELKRKHGKDPERLRHATAELYAETGVSPLAGCLPMLVQLPVFYVMYHLFSTGSGGDLLDHTLFGAPLGGRWTNALADGGPLGSHGLVYLVLFAVVAAAATWTFRRARRTAAATPLPATTDNSVPGAEAVALAARISPFLPFATLITVAVVPLAAALYVVTTTLWTAAERAYLHRGGTGLTTGPTTGPEADGAAPAPRRRRPTTG
- a CDS encoding fumarylacetoacetate hydrolase family protein, which produces MKLLRVGPAGAERPALLDEEGTLRDLSALVPDVDGALLGDRPLLAHIRAAVGARVLAALDPVGLRIGPPVARIGKIVCVGLNYRAHVAEIGARTPAEPVLFLKAPDTVVGPDDPVLVPPGSLKTDWEAELAVVIGRTARRLTTDEEALAAVAGYTISNDVSERAYQLERGGQWDKGKNCETFNPLGPWLVTADEVPDPQELTIHAWVNGALMQEGSTADQIFPVAHLVRYISQFMTLYPGDVINTGTPAGVALGRPEPKPYLRSGDVVELAIDGLGRQRQHLKGG
- a CDS encoding SRPBCC family protein yields the protein METVTVRRVIAAPIADVFEWCATTTNYTRSPFVLKARLARPGADAPYGVGAVRLHTWLIGWFRERVTAYNPPYDFTYDVDRSYPPARHELGRMTFAEVPEGTLVTWTTTFGLPIPGGARLARHFAKPVITRVFADILTAAERSLTTTTART
- a CDS encoding GNAT family N-acetyltransferase: MYAIPLDDNGGELGPLEPWHAEEFLACVVRSGDFVGRFLPVPHKITDLESSRAYLRSYMEKAATDTGRLYGIRLDGTLVGVVLFRVMDVEQGTAEVGCWLEPAAAGKGLVTRAARHIIDWAVEERGIHRIEWRAATHNEPSIAVARRLGMTKEGVLREHFLHAGERHDFEIWSVLAPEWRAAKK